A region of the Arenibacter antarcticus genome:
ATATTCCCTGTAGTGGAGACCAGATAACCCTGTAATTTTATCAGTTCTATATTACTAGCGGCGGTGGAATTGTTGGGCTGTTGTTTGTTATAGGGCAAGGCTGTTTCTGGCACCAAGGCACTCACGCTGATGTTTAGGATATCATTGGGTTGAATTTTTGGGCTCTCGTAGGTGATCTTTTGTGCGGCCATAGCATTGGCATCCTGGAAATAGAGGATGTTCTTTTTGGTGGCGCAAGATTGTAGGACTAAGACCAATATACCCAGTATGGCTATGTGTTTTCTCATTAGTGTTTTGGTATATGTAATAAACTAAATTTAATACAGTAATTAATCGGCAAAATTAAGTGTTTTGTCGGCATGTTACAACTCTTTTTGATAGATTTAGGTGAATGGGATTTTATGTTTATCGGGGCTTCTTGGTTCAGTCCTCCTTTTTAGTGCTACCGAGCCTTCTTCTCGATACAATTTTATTCCGCTTCGCTTCATAAAACCACTCGAAGTGACGGAGATGGGCCAATTGTCAGTTCGTCAGTTCGAGTGAAATGTCGGAGACATTTAGTATCGAGAACCCGATACAATTTTGCTCCGCTCCGCTTCGCAAAACCACTCGACGTGACGGTCGTAGACATTTTGTATCGAGAACCCGATACAACCTTCCTAACGTCTGATCACTAAGTGTCGGGTGGTCGGTATTAAAACGGACGCTTTGGTAGGCCTTTGAACCAACTGTATACTAACTGACTTTCAGGATTTAGTATTACCCAGGCGGTGGTGAAAATTATTTTAAGATCGGTGATAAAGGATTCGTTGGCCTGATACCATAGTTCTACCTTTCCCTTAAAAGGATAAATGGTGTTCTTATAGAAATCCCAAGTATCTCCACCCTTTTCCTTTACGTTAGTAATCAAAGTTTCTTCATCCCTAAAGATGATAGAACCAATTCCGGTAAGACCTGGCTTTGCATTATAGATTACCTTTTGAATTGCGGGGGGGTAGGCCTCAAAGCTTCTCTGCATTACGGGGCGTGGCCCAACTACACTCATGTCGCCTTTAAAAATATTGATTAATTGGGGGAGCTCATTAATCTTACTTTTCCTTAAAAAACCTCCCATAGGGGTTATTCTAGGGTCTTTCTTTGTAGTGATAATTCCGCCACCCATATTAGGGCTGTCTTTAAGCATAGTGGCAAATTTCCAGATTAAAAAGGATTTATTTTTATACCCCACACGCTCTTGTTTATACCAAATATATCCCTCTCCAGTAAACTTTAACCCAATCATGATTGGAATTAATAAGGGGGCTAGGATTAGGAGTGCAAGTCCA
Encoded here:
- a CDS encoding sugar transferase, yielding MYRIFKRLCDILVSGLALLILAPLLIPIMIGLKFTGEGYIWYKQERVGYKNKSFLIWKFATMLKDSPNMGGGIITTKKDPRITPMGGFLRKSKINELPQLINIFKGDMSVVGPRPVMQRSFEAYPPAIQKVIYNAKPGLTGIGSIIFRDEETLITNVKEKGGDTWDFYKNTIYPFKGKVELWYQANESFITDLKIIFTTAWVILNPESQLVYSWFKGLPKRPF